One window from the genome of Halomicrobium zhouii encodes:
- the mdh gene encoding malate dehydrogenase: MTKVTVVGAAGTVGAAAGYNIALRDIADELVYVDIPDQEDVTVGQAADTNHGVAYDSNTRIRQGTYEDTAGSDVVVITAGIPRQPGQTRIDLAGDNAPIMDDIGSSIAEHNDGDYVTITTSNPVDLLNRHLYETGDRSREQVIGFGGRLDSARFRYVLSERFDVPVRNVEATILGEHGDAQVPVFSKVRIDGRDPEFDQDEREEILEDLQESAMNVIERKGATEWGPATGVAHMVEAVVRDTGEVLPGSVVLDGEYGHEGTAFGVPVKLGSNGVEEVVDWELDDYEQELMAEAADKLADQYEKIS; this comes from the coding sequence ATGACGAAGGTAACAGTCGTCGGCGCGGCGGGAACCGTCGGTGCCGCTGCGGGGTACAACATCGCCCTGCGCGACATCGCGGACGAGCTCGTCTACGTCGACATCCCGGACCAGGAGGACGTCACGGTCGGACAGGCCGCGGACACGAACCACGGGGTCGCCTACGACTCCAACACGCGGATTCGGCAGGGCACCTACGAGGACACCGCCGGCTCCGACGTCGTCGTCATCACCGCGGGCATCCCGCGCCAGCCCGGCCAGACCCGCATCGACCTGGCGGGCGACAACGCTCCCATCATGGACGACATCGGTTCGTCCATCGCCGAGCACAACGACGGCGACTACGTCACCATCACGACGTCGAACCCCGTCGACCTGCTCAACCGCCACCTCTACGAGACGGGCGACCGCTCGCGCGAGCAGGTGATCGGCTTCGGCGGCCGCCTCGACTCGGCGCGATTCCGCTACGTCCTCTCAGAGCGCTTTGACGTCCCGGTCCGGAACGTCGAGGCGACCATCCTGGGCGAGCACGGCGACGCCCAGGTCCCCGTCTTCTCGAAGGTCCGCATCGACGGCCGCGACCCCGAGTTCGACCAGGACGAGCGCGAGGAGATCCTCGAAGACCTCCAGGAGTCGGCGATGAACGTCATCGAACGCAAGGGCGCCACCGAGTGGGGCCCGGCGACGGGCGTCGCGCACATGGTCGAGGCCGTCGTCCGCGACACGGGCGAGGTGCTCCCCGGCTCGGTCGTCCTCGACGGCGAGTACGGCCACGAGGGCACCGCCTTCGGCGTCCCGGTCAAGCTCGGCTCGAACGGCGTCGAGGAGGTCGTCGACTGGGAGCTCGACGACTACGAGCAAGAGCTGATGGCCGAAGCGGCCGACAAGCTCGCCGACCAGTACGAGAAGATCAGCTGA
- a CDS encoding Sjogren's syndrome/scleroderma autoantigen 1 family protein codes for MSDFDKEAEREKLREKYEQDEERRKTTEQMSELLLKGATMTNAHCGDCGDPIFRYDGQEFCPTCQKPVDRGGRGEADAEGGTDGDSETAESGDRPAANGDARPEDIEVTSPSDDATVQFGSDEATGSDRRGPDQSAAEQSAPDQSAADQAREAIADQSADEPQGAPDQDRGADETVQQIPSAAPSASVNTDQEPSMSGSQSVDVGVDEPTGTPSSDAVGQHLGQAQVVLAQTVERHARLAAAAETPRQTREHLETAREAAETLEATGY; via the coding sequence ATGAGCGACTTCGACAAGGAAGCCGAACGCGAGAAGTTACGCGAGAAGTACGAACAGGACGAAGAGCGTCGGAAGACGACCGAACAGATGAGCGAACTCCTCCTGAAGGGCGCGACGATGACCAACGCCCACTGCGGGGACTGCGGCGACCCCATCTTCCGCTACGACGGCCAGGAGTTCTGTCCGACCTGCCAGAAGCCGGTCGACCGCGGTGGGCGCGGTGAGGCAGACGCCGAGGGAGGGACCGACGGCGATTCGGAGACGGCCGAATCGGGCGACCGTCCCGCGGCGAACGGCGACGCCCGGCCCGAGGACATCGAGGTAACCAGTCCGAGCGACGACGCTACCGTCCAGTTCGGGAGCGACGAGGCGACTGGATCGGACCGGCGGGGCCCCGACCAGTCGGCGGCGGAGCAGTCTGCACCGGACCAGTCGGCGGCGGATCAGGCGCGCGAGGCCATCGCGGATCAGTCTGCAGACGAACCGCAGGGGGCTCCCGACCAGGACCGCGGCGCTGACGAGACCGTCCAGCAGATCCCGTCAGCCGCCCCCTCGGCGTCAGTGAACACCGACCAGGAGCCGTCGATGTCGGGGTCGCAGTCGGTCGACGTCGGCGTGGACGAACCGACCGGGACGCCGTCGAGCGACGCCGTCGGGCAGCACCTCGGTCAGGCACAGGTCGTCCTCGCCCAGACCGTCGAGCGTCACGCGCGGCTCGCGGCGGCGGCTGAGACGCCACGCCAGACGCGCGAGCACCTCGAAACCGCGCGCGAGGCGGCCGAGACACTCGAGGCGACTGGGTACTAG
- a CDS encoding peroxiredoxin family protein, with amino-acid sequence MGESFEFALPDTGAGGETRTATELAGSHDYVVAVLLRDHYCPRSRQLVQSLAAAYEELAGRSTAVVPVLPDCPERASLWQRRYDLPFGLLTDPKSVADDGNAFDTFEPFQRLLPECPGTVLFESDGDQLRFARTVQTDRASDASAVDAVLAAIDDHATDSVVGPVGTGPDAEAAGDGF; translated from the coding sequence GATACAGGTGCGGGTGGAGAAACGCGTACGGCGACGGAACTGGCGGGGAGTCACGACTACGTCGTCGCCGTACTGTTACGTGATCACTACTGTCCGCGGTCCCGCCAGCTAGTGCAGTCGCTGGCCGCGGCCTACGAGGAGCTCGCCGGCCGTTCGACGGCCGTCGTGCCCGTCCTGCCGGACTGCCCGGAACGGGCGTCCCTCTGGCAGCGCCGGTACGACCTGCCGTTCGGCCTGCTGACCGATCCGAAGTCGGTGGCGGACGACGGCAACGCGTTCGACACGTTCGAGCCGTTCCAGCGGCTCCTCCCGGAGTGTCCCGGGACGGTGCTGTTTGAGTCCGACGGCGACCAGCTCCGGTTCGCCCGGACGGTCCAGACCGACAGGGCGAGCGACGCGTCCGCGGTGGACGCCGTGCTCGCAGCCATCGACGACCACGCGACCGACAGCGTCGTCGGCCCGGTCGGCACCGGTCCGGACGCGGAAGCGGCCGGCGACGGTTTCTGA